A region from the Pelobates fuscus isolate aPelFus1 chromosome 3, aPelFus1.pri, whole genome shotgun sequence genome encodes:
- the MEIG1 gene encoding meiosis expressed gene 1 protein homolog: protein MSGQDIGDMNSEVKPKSMTRAKQWSDEIENLYRFQTAGYRDELEYKHVKHVDLVDRWPETGFVKKLQRKDNTFYYYNKLRECEDKEVHKVKVYAY from the exons ATGTCTGGGCAGGATATTGGAGACATGAATTCTGAAGTCAAGCCAAAATCAATGACTCGTGCAAAGCAGTGGTCAGATGAGATTGAAAATTTGTACAGATTCCAAACAGCAGGCTATCGAGATGAACTGGAATACAAGCATGTAAAACACGTTGACTTG GTGGATCGTTGGCCTGAAACAGGCTTTGTGAAAAAACTGCAAAGAAAAGATAATACCTTCTATTACTACAATAAGCTTAGAGAATGTGAAGATAAGGAGGTTCATAAAGTTAAGGTGtatgcatattaa